The following are from one region of the Salvia hispanica cultivar TCC Black 2014 chromosome 1, UniMelb_Shisp_WGS_1.0, whole genome shotgun sequence genome:
- the LOC125187906 gene encoding subtilisin-like protease SBT2.4: MVNYKLVPILILFAVCIVSSIAEDRDIYLVLLEGEPVAFHEKTHHKQAKKPRLNSKASKGHAKLLVESHDQFLQSKLEAGSYSKLYSYKHIVNGFALHTTPSQAEKFKGAHGVRLVEKDKGAKLMTTYTPDFLGLDTVWSQQGGEGNAGDGIVIGFVDSGINPIHPSFAYDPLNPWSSNATRFSGSCDGGPLFPMSSCNGKIVSARFFASGARAAATLNPAVDLMSPYDAVGHGSHVASTAAGNHGVPVVVDGFFYGRASGMAPRARIAMYKAIYPTVGTLADVLAAIDQAVLDGVDVLSLSIGPDGPPDDRVTFLGAFDIFMLSARKAGVFVAQAVGNQGPAPYSVVSYSPWSFGVAASNTDRTYPGTLILGNGKKISGIGLSGASFGYGLLQYRLVLAKDAVRANGAFPMTPQYTEECQYPEALDPIMVLGSVVICTFSSGFYNGTSNLTAVIATARSLGFMGFVLVANPSYGDFIAEPIPFSVPGIMIPKASDAQIVSQYYEQQTTRDGQGKAIRYNGRASISEGRNASYTERAPVVSRFSSRGPDYTDQKRSPADVLKPDILAPGHQIWAAWSPMSIMNPILSGDNFALISGTSMATPHIAGIAALIKQNHPSWTPSMIASAMSTTATKHDNRGDPIMAEGFAANTVYPAAPFGFGSGLVDPPRALDPGLVFAAGFEDYLTFLCSLPDADPEKVRIATGGTCPGSLSNPSDLNQPSLTITALSGARVTRRIVKNAASKPAIYI; encoded by the exons ATGGtgaattataaattagttccgattttgattctcttTGCTGTTTGCATCGTTTCTTCCATTGCTGAAGATCGAGACATATATCTAGTTTTACTCGAAGGCGAGCCCGTTGCCTTCCATGAAAAAACACATCATAAACAAGCAAAGAAGCCTCGCCTCAACAG TAAAGCATCGAAGGGCCATGCAAAATTGTTGGTAGAGTCCCACGACCAATTCCTGCAGAGCAAACTGGAAGCAGGAAGCTACAGCAAGCTCTACAGCTACAAACACATCGTCAACGGCTTTGCCCTCCACACGACCCCTTCGCAAGCCGAGAAGTTCAAAGGCGCCCACGGAGTGAGGCTGGTGGAGAAGGACAAGGGAGCCAAGCTCATGACAACCTACACCCCTGATTTTCTAGGGTTAGACACGGTTTGGAGCCAGCAAGGAGGAGAGGGAAACGCAGGAGATGGGATTGTGATAGGCTTTGTGGACTCCGGCATAAACCCTATCCACCCTAGCTTTGCCTATGATCCCTTGAATCCATGGAGCAGCAATGCCACTAGGTTTTCTGGATCGTGTGACGGAGGGCCTCTGTTTCCGATGAGTTCTTGCAATGGGAAGATCGTTTCTGCGAGGTTCTTCGCGTCGGGGGCTCGGGCTGCTGCCACGCTGAATCCTGCCGTTGATCTTATGTCGCCTTATGATGCGGTTGGCCATGGCag TCATGTGGCGTCGACCGCTGCGGGGAATCATGGAGTTCCAGTGGTGGTGGATGGCTTCTTCTACGGTCGGGCCTCTGGAATGGCACCGCGTGCCAG GATAGCCATGTATAAGGCCATTTATCCTACAGTGGGAACATTAGCAGATGTACTTGCTGCTATTGACCAG GCAGTGTTGGATGGAGTAGATGTCCTATCACTCTCAATCGGACCCGACGGGCCACCAGACGACAGAGTTACGTTCCTAGGCGCATTCGACATATTCATGCTATCAGCACGCAAGGCCGGGGTTTTTGTGGCTCAGGCTGTCGGCAACCAAGGCCCTGCTCCTTACTCCGTCGTCTCCTACAGCCCTTGGTCCTTTGGTGTGGCCGCCTCCAACACAGACAGAACTTACCCCGGCACTCTCATCCTCGGAAACGGTAAAAAAATCAGTGGCATCGGATTGTCAG GTGCTAGCTTTGGATATGGATTGCTTCAATATAGGCTGGTGCTGGCTAAAGACGCGGTAAGGGCTAACGGCGCATTTCCTATGACTCCACAGTATACGGAAGAGTGTCAATACCCGGAAGCATTGGATCCTATTATGGTCTTAGGGAGTGTGGTTATCTGCACATTTTCATCTGGTTTCTACAACGGAACGTCTAACCTCACGGCCGTTATAGCAACTGCAAGGTCTCTCGGGTTCATGGGATTCGTGTTGGTTGCCAACCCGAGCTATGGAGACTTTATAGCAGAGCCTATCCCCTTCTCTGTTCCTGGGATCATGATCCCTAAAGCTAGTGATGCACAG ATCGTATCTCAATATTACGAACAACAAACGACGAGAGATGGACAAGGGAAGGCAATAAGATACAATGGCAGGGCAAGTATAAGCGAGGGTAGAAATGCTTCTTACACAGAGAGGGCGCCCGTTGTAAGCCGTTTCTCTTCCAGGGGACCCGATTACACTGACCAGAAGAGGAGTCCGGCTGATGTGCTTAAGCCCGATATTTTAGCCCCGGGCCACCAAATTTGGGCTGCCTGGAGCCCCATGAGTATTATGAACCCCATCCTATCTG GTGACAATTTCGCGCTGATATCTGGAACGAGCATGGCAACGCCACACATAGCAGGCATAGCAGCACTAATCAAGCAGAACCACCCTTCGTGGACTCCATCGATGATCGCCTCAGCCATGTCCACCACGGCTACCAAGCATGACAACCGCGGTGATCCCATAATGGCGGAAGGCTTTGCTGCCAACACGGTGTACCCTGCTGCACCATTTGGATTCGGGTCCGGCCTCGTTGACCCCCCTCGCGCCCTAGACCCTGGACTTGTGTTTGCTGCCG GATTTGAAGACTACCTCACTTTTCTGTGCTCTCTTCCGGATGCTGATCCGGAGAAAGTCAGAATTGCGACTGGAGGGACGTGTCCCGGCTCTCTCAGCAACCCGTCCGACCTAAACCAGCCTTCGTTGACTATAACCGCGCTTTCTGGGGCGCGAGTAACGCGCAGGATAGTGAAGAATGCGGCGAGCAAGccagctatatatatataa